The following proteins are encoded in a genomic region of Cataglyphis hispanica isolate Lineage 1 chromosome 1, ULB_Chis1_1.0, whole genome shotgun sequence:
- the LOC126848904 gene encoding 39S ribosomal protein L50, mitochondrial, with amino-acid sequence MAALIRHGSFANAFRSTSAILVANTATARRDFARHKSKKSKAVQPMVKARIDSAGESLAARGFLRSQQAYEPPEDVIDRIDKICESQAISTNDDTKLEDPILRFKLFVTCEREFKHSIPNSLLYTIESIDDLKQFYTTPVDIKTPYEALGRIDLPKNLHVQQEYHRFHPDTDTLFNGKTAFPKSSTLVTGLKYKKKYPGHKQENPWLDEQMEI; translated from the exons ATGGCGGCGCTCATCAGGCATGGCTCGTTCGCCAACGCTTTTAGAAGTACCTCGGCTATACTCGTCGCTAACACG GCGACCGCGCGTCGCGATTTCGCCCGGCACAAGAGTAAGAAGAGCAAGGCCGTACAACCGATGGTGAAGGCGAGGATAGATTCGGCCGGAGAATCATTGGCCGCTCGCGG atttttgagGTCGCAGCAAGCTTATGAACCCCCCGAAGATGTCATTGACAGAATTGATAAAATCTGTGAAAGTCAAGCAATCTCCACGAACGATGACACGAAACTAGAAGACCCTATTCTTCGTTTCAAACTATTTGTCACCTGCGAAAGAGAATTCAAGCATTCCATCCCAAACTCGTTACTTTACACCATCGAGAGTATCG ATGACTTGAAACAGTTTTATACGACACCGGTGGACATTAAGACGCCCTACGAAGCGTTAGGCAGGATAGATTTGCCCAAGAACTTGCACGTCCAACAGGAGTATCATCGATTCCATCCAG ataccgatacattatttaatggcAAAACGGCTTTCCCGAAAAGCTCTACTCTGGTGACCGGCCtcaagtataaaaagaaatatcctGGGCATAAGCAAGAAAATCCATGGTTGGACGAACAGAtggagatataa